In Rhodamnia argentea isolate NSW1041297 chromosome 4, ASM2092103v1, whole genome shotgun sequence, the following proteins share a genomic window:
- the LOC115741038 gene encoding thioredoxin-related transmembrane protein 2, with translation MEWLNATVSEPYYLFHLLAFFSYLPIRCSASLVLSPDLTHLLLRREIQAVLAFLALAAVKLVREETWDAFIADSLFFSKVFLVVVTLVIDYHLALWYILIFLVIFTLTQQPVSQFLGTASKLTPLQLETVLNDGGTSRFWLVEFRSSCSSSCIRASRCFADLSITYSNKNLSFAIVDLGLFPIVAEKFGISLGSMAELPTYILFENATEIARLPDIDLGVKISYPPITKRLLSRRFELDRLLLEYVNGK, from the exons ATGGAGTGGTTGAACGCGACGGTGTCGGAGCCGTACTACCTCTTCCACCTCCTCGCCTTCTTCTCCTACCTCCCGATTCGCTGCTCCGCCTCGCTCGTCCTCTCTCCCGACCTCACTCACCTCCTCCTTCGCCGA GAAATTCAGGCGGTCTTGGCGTTTCTGGCATTGGCTGCTGTCAAG CTTGTGCGTGAAGAAACATGGGATGCCTTCATAGCcgattctttgtttttctcaaaG GTTTTTCTTGTCGTTGTAACATTAGTGATTGATTACCACCTGGCTCTCTGGTACATTCTGATATTCCTGG tgaTATTTACATTGACCCAGCAACCTGTGTCTCAATTCTTAG GTACGGCAAGCAAGTTAACGCCACTGCAATTAGAAACAGTACTGAACGATGGGGGCACATCAAGATTCTGGCTG GTAGAGTTTCGCTCTTCGTGTTCCTCTTCCTGCATTCGAGCAAGTCGATGCTTTGCTGACCTCTCAATAAC ATATTCTAACAAAAATTTGTCCTTTGCGATAGTGGATCTTGGGCTCTTTCCTATTGTTGCAGAAAAATTTGGAATATCTCTTG GGAGCATGGCCGAGCTTCCCAcatatatattatttgaaaatgcaACAGAAATAGCACGCCTTCCAGATATTGATCTTGGAGTCAAAATTTCCTATCCTCCCATTACTAAG AGACTACTTTCCCGGCGTTTTGAGCTTGATCGTCTCCTTCTTGAATATGTGAATGGCAAATAG